The following proteins are encoded in a genomic region of Candidatus Methylospira mobilis:
- the arsA gene encoding arsenical pump-driving ATPase: MGLPTLDTRYLFFTGKGGVGKTSLSCATGIALAESGKRVLVVSTDPASNLDEVLGVALSSTPTPIPEVAGLFALNIDSEVSARDYRERMVSPYRGILPPAAIQSMEEQFSGACAVEIAAFDEFSALIGHPEKTQDFDHVIFDTAPTGHTLRLLSLPSAWNGYIESSTSGASCLGPLAGLEKQRALYAATVAQLADARQTSVVLVSRADLSALHEAERASRELGELGILNQVLVINGLFQAATSADAIANAMTRRMNAALAAMQERLAALPRFETPFMPKSMVGIAALRALSQPEADTSLPSAISARPDLPSFNSLVNDLEKAGHGVIMTMGKGGVGKTTIAAAIATELAQRGHSVVLSTTDPAAHVAAAIENPVKGLSVSRIDPEAEVEKYRQEVLEKTANNLDANVREMLEEDLRSPCTEEIAVFRAFAKTVDAGKNAFVVLDTAPTGHTILLLDAAEAYHREVMRMQGDMPEAVRQLLPRLRDPDFTRVIIATLAEATPVHEAERLQNDLVRAGIQPYAWVINQSLLASGTRDPLLAERGRYEIPFVLKVARELSSRCVLIPWLAKPPIGSKGLAQITDSVT, from the coding sequence ATGGGCCTTCCAACGCTTGATACCCGCTATCTGTTTTTTACAGGAAAAGGCGGTGTCGGTAAGACATCCTTGTCCTGCGCAACCGGCATCGCTTTGGCCGAAAGCGGAAAGCGCGTGCTCGTTGTCAGCACCGATCCGGCTTCGAATCTCGACGAGGTATTGGGCGTAGCGCTAAGCTCGACGCCGACGCCGATACCGGAGGTAGCCGGACTGTTTGCGCTAAACATCGACTCTGAAGTATCCGCGCGCGATTACCGCGAGCGCATGGTGTCGCCTTATCGCGGGATTTTGCCTCCGGCTGCGATTCAAAGCATGGAAGAACAGTTTTCCGGCGCGTGTGCGGTGGAAATCGCCGCATTCGACGAGTTTTCCGCATTGATCGGTCATCCAGAGAAGACCCAGGATTTCGATCATGTGATTTTCGACACCGCGCCTACCGGCCATACCCTGCGACTGCTGTCCTTGCCTTCGGCCTGGAACGGCTACATCGAATCCTCAACCAGTGGCGCGTCTTGCCTTGGCCCATTGGCCGGGCTGGAAAAACAGCGGGCGTTGTATGCCGCAACCGTGGCGCAACTCGCCGATGCCCGGCAAACCAGCGTCGTATTGGTGAGCCGCGCCGATCTTTCCGCTTTGCATGAAGCGGAACGGGCCAGCCGTGAATTGGGCGAGCTGGGCATTTTGAATCAGGTGCTGGTGATCAACGGACTGTTTCAGGCCGCAACATCGGCGGACGCGATAGCCAACGCGATGACGCGCCGCATGAATGCAGCGTTGGCGGCCATGCAGGAAAGGCTCGCGGCGCTGCCGCGTTTTGAAACACCCTTTATGCCCAAGAGCATGGTCGGTATCGCCGCGTTGCGCGCCCTCTCCCAGCCGGAAGCTGACACTTCGCTACCAAGCGCCATATCCGCGCGCCCCGATCTGCCCAGCTTTAACAGCTTGGTAAACGATCTGGAAAAAGCCGGGCATGGCGTCATCATGACCATGGGGAAAGGTGGCGTCGGCAAAACCACTATCGCCGCCGCTATCGCCACGGAATTGGCGCAACGCGGCCACAGCGTCGTGCTATCGACCACCGATCCGGCTGCGCACGTTGCGGCCGCTATCGAAAATCCGGTGAAAGGCCTGTCTGTCAGCCGGATCGACCCGGAAGCGGAAGTAGAGAAGTACCGGCAAGAGGTATTGGAAAAAACCGCCAATAACCTTGATGCCAATGTCAGGGAGATGCTGGAAGAGGATCTACGTTCGCCCTGCACCGAAGAAATCGCGGTCTTCCGGGCTTTCGCTAAAACGGTGGATGCCGGTAAAAATGCGTTCGTGGTATTGGACACCGCGCCGACTGGCCATACCATTTTGCTGCTCGACGCCGCCGAAGCCTATCACCGTGAAGTCATGCGCATGCAGGGCGACATGCCGGAAGCGGTGCGCCAACTGTTGCCGCGTTTGCGCGATCCGGACTTCACGCGGGTCATTATCGCCACGCTGGCGGAGGCTACCCCGGTTCACGAAGCCGAACGCCTGCAAAACGATCTGGTTCGCGCCGGTATTCAGCCTTACGCCTGGGTCATCAATCAAAGCCTGTTGGCGAGCGGCACGCGCGATCCGTTGCTGGCCGAACGCGGCCGGTATGAAATCCCTTTTGTGCTGAAGGTAGCCAGGGAACTGTCGTCGCGTTGCGTGCTGATTCCCTGGCTGGCGAAACCGCCCATCGGCAGCAAAGGACTTGCGCAGATCACTGATTCCGTAACCTGA
- a CDS encoding class I SAM-dependent methyltransferase: protein MSNKNLGLSDTLYDYLLSVSSRESAVQRRLREETAQLPLAGMQITPEQGQFMALLAKLIQAKRVLEIGVFTGYSSLAVALALPEDGRITACDVSEEWTGVARRYWELAGVSGKISLQLGPALTTLDELIADGHSGLYDMAFIDADKENYDGYYERTLQLLRTGGLLLLDNLLWGGKVADPGATDKDTLAIRALNEKIHHDARVINSLLPVADGLGLVIKQ, encoded by the coding sequence ATGTCAAACAAGAATCTTGGCTTAAGCGATACGCTTTATGATTACCTGCTGTCGGTATCGTCGCGCGAATCCGCGGTGCAGCGCCGGCTCAGGGAAGAAACTGCGCAACTGCCCCTGGCCGGAATGCAGATTACGCCGGAGCAAGGCCAGTTCATGGCATTGCTGGCAAAACTGATACAGGCAAAACGCGTACTCGAAATCGGCGTGTTCACCGGTTACAGCTCCCTGGCCGTAGCGCTGGCCTTGCCGGAGGACGGGCGCATTACGGCCTGCGATGTCAGCGAGGAATGGACCGGCGTCGCGCGCCGCTATTGGGAGTTGGCCGGCGTAAGCGGCAAGATAAGCCTGCAACTGGGACCGGCCCTGACTACGCTGGATGAGCTGATTGCGGACGGCCATTCCGGACTATACGATATGGCCTTCATAGACGCCGACAAGGAAAATTACGACGGCTATTACGAACGCACGCTACAGCTACTGCGCACAGGCGGATTGTTGTTGCTGGACAATCTGTTATGGGGCGGTAAGGTGGCCGATCCCGGCGCAACCGATAAGGACACGCTGGCGATACGCGCACTTAACGAAAAAATCCATCATGATGCCCGGGTCATCAACAGCCTGCTTCCGGTTGCCGACGGGCTTGGGCTGGTCATAAAGCAATGA
- the hypE gene encoding hydrogenase expression/formation protein HypE, with the protein MTTEQAFNLNCPLPIGQYEHATLAHGGGGRLMQQLLERLIRPAFDNRWLDQRHDSTVLDIGGSRLAFTTDGYVVKPLFFPGGDIGKLAVCGTLNDLAMSGAKPLFLSASLIIEEGFPFADLQRILHSMGETARAAGVAIVTGDTKVVENGKGDGLYIVTSGIGSIEHRMTIGPSSIAAGDDILVTGDIGRHGVAIISEREGLRFETSIASDCADLSGLVAELLAAGCELHCLRDLTRGGLASAVLELARDAQLSIELDEAAIPVLPQVSAACEMLGFDPLYVANEGQMTLFVPPPETERVLALLHQHSLGRRAAKIGSVTSHGEARVELRNAFGIKRVLDLLSGEQLPRIC; encoded by the coding sequence ATGACTACCGAGCAGGCGTTTAACCTGAACTGCCCGCTGCCCATCGGCCAGTACGAACACGCGACCCTGGCGCATGGCGGCGGCGGACGTTTGATGCAGCAGTTGCTGGAGCGTTTGATCCGTCCGGCGTTCGACAACCGGTGGCTGGATCAGCGCCACGACAGTACGGTGCTGGATATCGGCGGCAGCCGGCTGGCGTTTACCACCGACGGTTATGTCGTCAAACCGCTGTTTTTCCCCGGCGGCGATATCGGCAAACTGGCGGTTTGCGGCACGCTGAACGATCTGGCGATGAGCGGCGCCAAGCCGTTGTTTCTAAGCGCATCCCTGATCATAGAAGAAGGGTTTCCATTCGCGGATTTGCAGCGCATATTGCACAGCATGGGCGAGACCGCGCGCGCCGCAGGCGTGGCCATCGTCACCGGCGATACCAAGGTGGTGGAAAACGGCAAGGGCGACGGGCTTTACATCGTCACCAGCGGCATAGGTTCGATCGAACATCGCATGACGATAGGCCCGAGCAGTATCGCTGCGGGCGACGATATTCTGGTGACCGGCGACATTGGCCGTCACGGCGTCGCGATCATCTCGGAACGCGAAGGGCTGCGTTTCGAAACCAGCATAGCCAGCGACTGCGCCGATCTATCCGGGCTGGTGGCCGAATTGCTCGCTGCCGGTTGCGAGCTGCACTGTTTGCGGGATCTGACACGCGGCGGTTTGGCTAGCGCGGTGCTGGAGCTGGCGCGCGACGCGCAGCTGTCGATTGAACTCGATGAGGCCGCAATACCTGTGCTTCCTCAAGTCAGCGCCGCCTGTGAGATGCTGGGTTTCGATCCGCTCTATGTCGCCAACGAGGGCCAGATGACGCTGTTCGTGCCGCCTCCGGAAACCGAGCGTGTGTTGGCGTTATTGCATCAGCATTCGCTGGGGCGTCGGGCCGCCAAAATCGGCTCGGTCACCTCGCATGGCGAAGCCAGGGTCGAATTACGCAATGCTTTCGGCATCAAGCGCGTGCTGGATCTGTTGAGCGGAGAACAGTTGCCGAGAATTTGCTGA
- a CDS encoding arsenate reductase ArsC, with the protein MTQKPLTVLVLCTGNSCRSIIGEALVNHLGAGRVRAFSAGSHPVGKVNENALATLARHGLPTKGYSSKSWDDLENENIDIVITVCDNAAGEVCPAYLGSVVRAHWGLPDPAHVSGTPEVIAAAFEETYAVMEKRIQMFLALPLEDLSRQELSEKLNQIGSDGE; encoded by the coding sequence ATGACTCAAAAACCATTGACTGTTTTAGTTCTTTGTACCGGCAACTCCTGCCGCAGTATTATCGGCGAAGCGCTGGTCAATCACCTGGGTGCGGGCCGAGTGCGGGCTTTCAGCGCCGGCAGTCACCCCGTCGGTAAGGTTAACGAAAACGCGCTGGCGACTCTGGCGCGGCATGGACTGCCAACAAAAGGCTACTCCAGTAAATCCTGGGATGACCTGGAAAACGAGAACATCGATATCGTGATTACCGTCTGCGATAACGCAGCCGGCGAAGTCTGCCCGGCTTATTTGGGTTCGGTGGTGCGCGCGCATTGGGGCTTGCCTGATCCGGCTCATGTCAGCGGAACTCCGGAAGTCATCGCGGCGGCTTTTGAGGAAACTTATGCCGTGATGGAAAAGCGTATCCAAATGTTTTTGGCGCTGCCGCTGGAAGACCTGTCCCGGCAGGAACTCAGCGAGAAACTGAACCAAATCGGCTCCGACGGGGAGTGA
- a CDS encoding heparan-alpha-glucosaminide N-acetyltransferase domain-containing protein, with the protein MHSAQNRIVQYDMLRGLAISLMLMANSAASVLIADAPHPFLMRLAGSFAAPIFMLLAGMMLALAKRPKPSRGLFIMIVGGLIDMAVWQSLPFLTFDVLYTIGLAIIVTAYPARYFSATALALTGFALLLCGQLLQWGGLYHFELFSVGLNFDQPLPPVREILPHIPQQLFIDGWFPVFPWLGFVWLGAALQRSLPSFAPEVQGAGVSWRWGRYSTLLLLASSGYWAMTFNLPAMRDGYSELFYPPGLGYCLTAISAFCVLLFVMQWLMRHPRILILLSPLVWMGRRSLWVYVFHVALIRYWLSKCCVTPDPVKFLWVVLMLWTLSAWSARYLPAFSFPSRR; encoded by the coding sequence ATGCATAGTGCTCAAAACCGGATAGTGCAATACGATATGCTGCGCGGCCTCGCGATCAGCCTGATGTTGATGGCGAACAGCGCGGCATCGGTTTTGATCGCGGATGCGCCTCATCCGTTTTTGATGCGATTGGCAGGGTCGTTTGCCGCTCCGATATTCATGCTGCTGGCGGGCATGATGCTGGCGCTTGCCAAGCGACCCAAGCCGTCCCGCGGGCTGTTCATAATGATCGTGGGCGGCCTGATCGATATGGCGGTATGGCAATCGTTGCCGTTCCTGACTTTCGATGTGCTTTATACCATAGGATTGGCCATTATCGTTACCGCCTATCCGGCGCGTTATTTTTCGGCAACAGCGCTTGCGCTGACCGGCTTTGCTTTGCTGTTATGCGGTCAGTTGCTGCAATGGGGCGGCCTGTATCATTTCGAGCTGTTTTCGGTCGGTTTGAATTTCGACCAGCCGCTGCCGCCAGTGCGGGAAATACTGCCTCATATACCCCAGCAATTATTCATCGACGGTTGGTTTCCGGTTTTTCCGTGGCTGGGTTTTGTCTGGCTGGGCGCCGCGCTGCAGCGCAGCCTGCCGTCATTTGCGCCGGAAGTCCAGGGAGCCGGCGTTTCGTGGCGCTGGGGTCGGTATTCGACGCTGCTGCTGTTGGCGTCTTCCGGCTATTGGGCGATGACTTTTAATCTTCCGGCCATGCGCGACGGATACAGCGAGTTATTTTATCCGCCCGGTTTGGGATATTGCCTGACAGCGATAAGCGCATTTTGCGTACTGCTGTTCGTAATGCAATGGCTGATGCGCCATCCGCGCATTCTCATCCTGTTATCGCCGCTGGTCTGGATGGGGCGGCGATCGCTGTGGGTATATGTTTTTCATGTTGCGCTGATCCGTTATTGGCTCAGCAAATGTTGTGTTACGCCCGACCCGGTAAAGTTTTTATGGGTTGTATTGATGCTATGGACCCTGTCCGCATGGAGCGCGCGTTATTTACCCGCATTTTCTTTTCCGTCCAGACGTTGA
- the arsB gene encoding ACR3 family arsenite efflux transporter, translating to MTRKHSHNSKTTPSTKTDSASPLNLFERYLTLWVALCIIAGIALGHWFPAAFQLIGKQEIARVNIPVGLLIWVMIVPMLLKIDFGALHQVKEHWKGMGVTLFINWAVKPFSMALLAWIFIRQVFAPLLPADQIDSYIGGLILLAAAPCTAMVFVWSQLTKGDPYFTLSQVALNDLIMVFAFAPIVALLLGLSSITVPWDTLLTSVALYIVIPVILAQIWRKLLLVKGEAYFQKVLHAVGPFSIAALLATLILLFAFQGGAIIRQPQVIAILSVPILIQVFFNSGLAYLLNRQLGVAHCVAAPSSLIGASNFFELAVATAISLFGFESGAALATVVGVLIEVPVMLLVVEVVNRSRPWYERRV from the coding sequence ATGACCAGAAAACACTCTCACAACAGCAAGACAACACCCTCAACTAAAACGGATTCCGCCAGCCCTCTGAACTTGTTCGAGCGTTATTTAACGCTGTGGGTCGCTCTGTGCATTATCGCCGGTATTGCGCTGGGCCACTGGTTTCCTGCTGCGTTCCAGCTCATAGGCAAGCAGGAAATCGCCAGGGTCAATATTCCGGTTGGCCTGTTGATCTGGGTCATGATCGTGCCGATGCTGCTCAAGATCGACTTCGGCGCATTACATCAGGTCAAGGAACACTGGAAAGGCATGGGCGTTACGCTGTTCATCAACTGGGCGGTCAAGCCGTTTTCGATGGCGCTGCTGGCGTGGATATTTATCCGGCAAGTCTTTGCTCCGCTGCTTCCCGCTGATCAGATCGACAGTTATATCGGCGGATTGATCCTGCTTGCTGCGGCCCCTTGTACCGCCATGGTGTTTGTGTGGAGCCAGCTGACCAAGGGTGATCCGTATTTCACGCTGTCGCAAGTCGCGCTCAACGACCTGATCATGGTGTTCGCATTTGCGCCGATAGTCGCGCTGCTGCTCGGTTTGTCTTCAATTACGGTGCCGTGGGATACGCTGCTGACTTCCGTGGCGCTGTACATCGTCATTCCGGTTATACTCGCGCAGATTTGGCGCAAGCTGTTGCTGGTCAAAGGCGAGGCTTATTTTCAAAAAGTGTTGCACGCTGTCGGACCGTTCTCGATAGCCGCGCTGCTGGCTACCCTGATCCTGTTGTTCGCGTTTCAGGGAGGCGCCATTATTCGCCAGCCGCAGGTGATCGCAATTTTGTCGGTGCCGATTTTGATACAGGTGTTCTTCAATTCCGGTCTGGCTTATCTGCTGAACCGGCAGCTTGGCGTTGCGCATTGCGTCGCCGCGCCGTCCAGTCTTATTGGGGCAAGCAACTTTTTCGAGCTGGCGGTAGCAACCGCCATCAGCCTGTTCGGTTTCGAATCCGGTGCGGCTCTGGCCACTGTGGTCGGCGTGTTGATCGAGGTGCCGGTAATGCTGCTGGTCGTTGAAGTCGTCAATCGTTCACGGCCCTGGTATGAGCGGCGCGTTTAG
- a CDS encoding Uma2 family endonuclease: MQHTKIVYWSERDYLQAERDGALRHEYIAGYIYAHAGAGKLHNIIALNIASLLRTHLRGSPSHTFISDMKVRVKSAKAYYYPDIVVSGSPLDIANDSPGDFLVAPSLIVEILSESSEVIDRREKMRAYFQLDSLLEYVLVDSRRLKVEVFRRGDDGEYNVDIAGGADTVMLQSLDLKIDMRAIYEDVAFLDNEAAE; encoded by the coding sequence ATGCAACACACCAAAATCGTTTACTGGTCTGAACGGGATTACTTGCAAGCCGAACGCGATGGCGCGCTGCGTCATGAGTATATCGCCGGGTATATCTACGCCCACGCCGGTGCAGGCAAGCTGCACAATATCATCGCGTTGAATATCGCCAGCCTGTTGCGTACCCATCTTCGGGGTTCGCCGTCCCATACTTTTATTTCCGATATGAAAGTACGGGTGAAAAGCGCCAAGGCCTATTACTATCCCGATATCGTGGTCAGCGGCAGCCCTTTGGATATAGCGAACGACAGCCCCGGGGATTTTCTGGTAGCGCCCAGCCTGATCGTCGAGATTTTATCGGAAAGCTCTGAAGTCATAGACCGGCGAGAGAAAATGCGGGCCTATTTTCAGTTGGATAGCCTGCTGGAGTATGTGCTGGTCGACAGCCGCCGTTTAAAGGTTGAGGTTTTTCGCCGTGGAGATGACGGCGAATATAATGTCGATATAGCCGGCGGTGCGGATACGGTCATGCTGCAATCGCTGGACCTTAAGATTGATATGCGCGCTATCTACGAAGATGTGGCGTTTCTGGATAACGAAGCCGCCGAATGA
- a CDS encoding DUF3037 domain-containing protein, whose protein sequence is MNTACHYSIVRFMPFVETGEFANVGVVVFAPNARFFGFKLLMHRYARVTRFFEHMDSAVFRACMRTLREELQRIDDMLKPKGGDLHLDRAGALALWREIVKPRETMLRFSESRIVLAEDVQTKLQELYTHYVERNFVTREYQEQTLERNVRGWLRNAKLLEYFHPAGVSVTPFAQPQRMWTSPPRG, encoded by the coding sequence ATGAATACCGCTTGTCACTATAGTATTGTCCGTTTCATGCCTTTCGTCGAAACAGGCGAGTTCGCCAATGTCGGCGTGGTCGTGTTTGCGCCCAATGCCCGTTTTTTTGGTTTCAAACTATTGATGCACCGCTATGCGCGAGTGACTCGCTTTTTCGAACACATGGATTCCGCTGTTTTTCGCGCGTGCATGCGCACTTTACGCGAAGAATTGCAACGTATCGACGACATGCTCAAACCGAAGGGCGGAGATTTGCATCTGGATCGCGCCGGTGCGCTGGCGCTGTGGCGCGAAATCGTCAAGCCGCGTGAAACCATGCTGCGCTTCAGTGAGTCGCGCATCGTTTTGGCCGAGGATGTCCAAACCAAATTGCAGGAGCTTTACACCCATTACGTCGAGCGTAATTTTGTAACTCGCGAGTACCAGGAGCAAACTCTTGAACGCAATGTGCGCGGTTGGCTGCGCAACGCAAAGCTGCTGGAGTACTTTCATCCCGCCGGCGTGAGCGTAACTCCTTTTGCCCAGCCTCAGCGGATGTGGACTTCGCCCCCCCGTGGTTAA
- a CDS encoding ArsR/SmtB family transcription factor: METKNMITALAALAQESRLAIFRLLVQTGPEGLSAGKIGEALAIPPSSLSFHLKEMTHANLVTCRQQGRFVICSANFDTMNSLIAFLTENCCGGNPCISIPSPVCSTTGKTKS; encoded by the coding sequence ATGGAAACAAAAAATATGATTACCGCGCTGGCGGCGCTCGCCCAGGAGTCCCGTCTCGCCATCTTTCGATTGCTGGTTCAAACCGGCCCAGAAGGCTTGTCCGCCGGCAAGATCGGCGAGGCGCTGGCGATTCCGCCGTCTTCGCTGTCTTTTCATCTGAAGGAAATGACGCATGCCAATCTGGTGACGTGCAGGCAGCAGGGGCGTTTCGTGATCTGTTCAGCCAACTTCGATACGATGAACAGCCTCATCGCTTTTTTGACCGAGAACTGCTGCGGCGGCAATCCCTGTATCTCCATACCTTCACCTGTTTGTTCAACTACCGGGAAAACCAAGTCATGA
- the arsD gene encoding arsenite efflux transporter metallochaperone ArsD, translated as MKKLEIYEPAMCCSTGVCGVDVDTVLVQFAADLQWLAEQGVEVARYNLSQQPQVFAANQDVVKEMDAGMDRLPIVVVDGHIVSTGVYLSRPQLMQKLALTPETTAQTAAIPGCCTPKSGCC; from the coding sequence ATGAAAAAGCTCGAAATTTACGAACCGGCCATGTGCTGTTCCACCGGTGTTTGCGGCGTCGATGTCGATACCGTGCTTGTGCAGTTTGCTGCCGATTTGCAATGGTTGGCCGAACAGGGTGTTGAAGTGGCGCGTTACAACCTTTCCCAGCAACCCCAGGTTTTCGCCGCGAATCAGGATGTAGTCAAGGAAATGGATGCCGGTATGGATCGCTTGCCTATCGTCGTGGTGGACGGTCACATCGTTTCCACCGGCGTCTATCTGTCGCGTCCGCAATTGATGCAAAAACTGGCTTTGACGCCGGAAACGACCGCTCAAACGGCTGCTATTCCCGGCTGCTGCACACCGAAAAGCGGCTGCTGTTGA